From Alloacidobacterium dinghuense:
GTTGTCGAAATCTCCGACAGCAACGCCTTGACCATAATGTCCTTCACCACCAACACCCGCCTTTTCCGTGACGTCAGTAAATGTCCCGTCTCCGTTATTGCGATAAAGTGCCGAGCGCAACGGATGAGACGGCTTGTAAATGTCGGTGGGTGCGGACTGGACGAAATACAGATCCATTAATCCATCCTGATCGTAGTCAATCCATCCAAGACCCGTACCCATCGTTTCCAGGTAATATTTTTGATCTGATTGCGTAGAGTCCTGAACAAACGTGATCCCGGCGGCCTTTCGTACGTCTGTGAAATGAACCGGAATGGGAGCTTCTTGCGTCTTTGTAGACGATGGCGCGGAAGTCTGACCCGAAATAGAAGCCCACGGCAGAGCTAAAAGGAGAACTGCCACACAGCGCATGAGTTCCTGTGATTGACCCCGGAGTACCGGCAATAGCAATCCCATTTTTTCAGAGAGTTCGATCTGCAAGCGCCAAAGCCATCTGTAACTGCTGACAACTCGCCATCGGCATAGGTTCATTGGCAATGGAGGGAAGTTCCAATGTGTAATTCTTTATCTGCGAGGTCATCCAAAGGCCCATTAAGGTAGCGATTTTAGCATTTCGAGGGCCTGCTGCGCTCCCTGATGTTGAGGCTGCAGCCTGAGTAATTCGAGCAGCACTTGCCGGGCTTTCTCCTTATCGTGCTGTATCACGTAGACACGGGCAAGATTGAGATATGACTGATCGAAGTTTGGAGCCACTCGGATACAGGTTTTGAATTGCTCCTCAGCCTTCGCGTAATCCTTGCTACGAACAAAGATAACGCCAAGATTGTTCAAGGCTTCAGGATAGTCCGGACGCAGTACGATAGCCTTCTCAAGATAATCCACAGCGGACTGCATCTGTCCCTGCTGAGCACAAAGCATTCCAAGGCTGTAGTTCACTTCAGGATCGTCAGGCTGAATTTGAAAAGCGCGATTCAGAAGGGCCTGCGCTTTATCAAACATGCCCTGTCTGCGGTAGAGATTCCCTAGATTCAGAAGAGCTATGGCGAAATTTGGCCTCTGGTCCAGCGACTGCTGAAAGTTTCGTATTGCTTCCTCCGGTTGTCCCTGTTGAGCTGCAATCATCCCGAGATTGTTCCAAGCCTCTGGATAATCCGAGCGCAGTCTTACTGTTTGCTCCAGATATTGACGCGCCTGTTGGAGGTTATTTCTGCGCAAGTAAAGCGTGCCCAAATTGTAGTAGGCTTCCGGATCATTCGGTTTCTGGGCGATGACCTGTTCAAAGGAGGAAGCTGCTGCGTCGAGATAACCATGTTGGAAAAACGCAACTCCATAGGTAAAGTCGTTACGCTGGAAAGCGTCCTGATAGAGTACACCATTGAAAGGAAGCCCCTTTTGCATGCGATCGGCAGCTGTGATCGGGATGGATTTAACGTCCTCCAACACTCGTTGTGGATCAATCCTACCTTGGTAAACCTTGACGATCATGCGGTCCTTGTCCAGGAGGAATGATGTTGGAATAGCTAGATCTCTTCGCCGATCGAACAAATATCGATAGATGATGTTGTAGATTCCAGCCACCTCCGCCGTCGCAAAGAGAATACGAAAAGAAAGTCCCAGTTGGCTCACGGACAATTTTGCTGTTTGCATATCCGTCGCTTCATCGACGTTGATCGCCAAGAGACTCAGCTTGTTAGCAGCAAACGCTGACCGATGCTGTTGAAGGCGCTTCAGTTCGTCCATGGACCCTCGAGCCTTTATAGCCCAGAAGTTCAGAAGTATTGGGTCGTCAGAGAATGAGCGAAGATCTCGCACATTCCCTGCGAGATCTGGAAGGGAAAAGTCAGGTGCTTTTAGTGGATCGATAAGCCAGGCATCTGCCACGGATGGCAGGATCTCTAGTGGCAGCTGTGGCCCTGGATCTGCGTAGGAAGCAGGTCGTGCAGCAAAGGGCTTGGCAGTGAACGTCGCCGATTCTTCCTCGATCTCGATGCGGTGATTGAGAGGGAGGTCCTTGAATTCCTGGGTGAATCCACTGGGCCAGCGAATATAAGCCTGAACCGGGCCATCCAAACTTCCAACTCCGAAAAAAACTTCTTTCGAGTGCTGGGCCAGAAAGCCGGATCCCGCCTGCAGATATTTTGTCTGATGAAGCGGTCCAGCATCTACAGTGATTTCGGTTCCGATGCCATCGCGATTGCTCCGCGTTCCCCGAAGACGGAAGGTGATGGCATGTCCGATGTCCTTCATCGCATTTCGCAAAATTCGTATCTGCGGCGAGTTTCGGTTCTTAAGGATGATCTCCTGACACCCATCGTGGTCAATGTCCGCCAGTGCAAACGATCGACTATCTTCGAGAAAGTCCAAGCCGATGGCGCCTGAAGCTTCAGAGAATGTGCCATCGCGATTGTTCGCAAACACCACATTTCTTTCGTACCCGCTCCATGAACTGTCCGATCGGATCAGTTCGTTCAGCGCGTTCCACCCCAGTTCGTAAGCTTGGGATGGGGTGTTGTCTTCGGGAGACTTTCCCACCACCTGCCGCCAAAAGAAACTGCTGAAGTCGTTGCGCTCCGGTCCGGAAATATATCCATTCGCGATATAGAGGTCGGGATAGCCATCGTGGTCGAGGTCCCAGAAATCGGAGCACCAGGACCAGCGACCCATCCCAACTCCAGACTGCCAACTGGTGTTTTGGAACTTCCCATCTCCCTGATTTCGATAAAGGGAATTACCACGCGCATGGCGCGCGTAAAGTGCTCGAATTTCATCCTTTGCATTTTGATGGAAGATCTTTTGTTCCGAGACGCGCTGTCCGGCCGCTGACCACATGTTCGCAGCGTATATATCTTGGTTCCCATCATTATCGAAATCAGACCAACATGCACTCATCCCTGCGCCAACGTCTTCCACGTGCGCGTCCGTAGAAGTGTCAGTGAAGGTCCCATCGCCGTTATTGCGATATAGATTGCCTCGTCCGAAATCATTCGCTACATAGAGATCGGGAAATCCCTTGGAGTTGGAATTACCCCAGGCGCAGGCAAAGCTATAGCGATTGTTGTTGGCGTTCAACCCAGCCGATTCAGTTTTATCTGCGAATGTCGCATTTCCTTCATTGTGGAACAAGAAATTCGGAGGTCCGTTGCGCGCATCGAAATAGGGAACCGGATAGTGATATTGGTCTAAGCCAAGGTAGTAGCTATATACACAAAAGTAGATGTCAAGATGCCCATCGCAATCGTAATCGGCTATGGCCGCGTGCGTAAATGTCCCTTGGGGAGTTTGCGCGAACTTAAAGGCGTCAGCCTTCAGCGAGAATTTTCCGTTTCCCTGGTTGCTGAAGAGTAAAGGACCACTGCCGCAAACTACCAGAAGATCCTGAAGCCCCTTGTTCTCAAAATCAGCGAACAGGGCACAGGCACTATTATCGAGCACTCCGACGCCGGCTCTTTCTGTTACATCTTCGAAACTTCCGTCTCCACGATTGCGATAAAGGCGGTTTGGGAGACCAGCAGGCTGGCAAATGTAGAGATCGTCGAATCCGTCATTGTCGAAATCGCCTGCCACTACGCCGTTGTTCCCGTACACATCGATGCCGCTTGCGGCATCAAGAACAGTGCGCCAATAGTCAGAGCCATGAAGCAATTGTTCTTTGTATGATTCCGTCGCCCCTAGCGCTTGATGAGTGATATCGATGAATGCAGGGGAGTGCGCCACGGCGCGTGTTTCTTCGGTAGCTTCCCACCTTTGAGCCTTCCATGCACTGGAGACATTGCGCGACCATTCTGTCTTCCAGTGACCGACTCGTTCTTCGTGACGGTCATCATGTTTCATGACCAGGTCATACCGGATATCCAGGCGCAGCGTCAGCGGATTATTCGCGAGTTCTTCAATACCGACAATTTGGAATTCTGCCGTTTCTACATTGACGGCTGGCTCCAGATAGTCATGCCATTCTTTCAGGAATCGTTCCTGTGAAAGCACAGCGCTCTCGCCAAATTGTTGTCTGGTTACCTCGATTCCTTGGCCCGTACGCAGTGAGCGATCTTTCCCGGAGGAGAAAGGAGTTGCCACAATGGAAGGGCTAAGAAATTTTGCCAAAGATGAGAAGTCATGAGCTGACTTTCTTAAAGATTCGCTCCATTGATCGAGCATCGACTCGATTTCAAACGCATACTTTTCCGTGACGTACTCATCCGAACCGGGAGCAACGCGCTTTAACACATCTTCAAGAGGAGATTTCGTCGGGTAGGTTGGTTTTAAGCGAAAATCCGCGAGGGGCAAATGCGGATGCTGGTCTAGGGCAGGCGGAAATATAAACGGCAGCCGGTGAAAAGGCGCCGGATGAAAAAGGACAGGAGCCAAGCCCATCTTTTTAAGAAACGCCCGGCGGGAAAAAAATTGGTCAGGCTTTTTACGACTCAACATCCCTCAGAGTTTTCCGTCACAGCGTTTTCAGAAGTGACCATCAAGTCTTTGCATCCCGTCAAAAGCATCGTAGCATCTTGCAAATTCAACCCAAACCCACCTTGACCAATTGTGCTTACGTGTCCAGAGACACGGTTCATGACGCCTGAAAATCAGCCTCCATCTTTAGGTGGAGACTGACCACCTACTTTTTGTTTGACAAAGCATATTTGCAGGTATTAGATTGCCGCGCAAGTTCAATGTAAGCGGTTACCTCATTGAGTTAGTGCAGATTTGTTTTCTCCACTGCGCACAGATTGTGCGCAGGAAAGCGGAGGTTTTGGGATGGCCTTTCGTCGGAATACTCTCAGTCTGTTCAGGTCTTTGGGCTGCATAACCATTGCATGCCTTTGCTTTCTTCTGATCCAGACCCCAAGCGGTTTCGGGCAGGTAGATGAAGGATCAATCACCGGGGTCGTTCAGGACTCAACGGGCGCAGTTGTCCCGAATGCGACGGTGACGCTGCTCAATACGGACGTGGGTCTGTCGCTCGTAACCACTACAAACAGCAGCGGTATATACACATTTACGCCGGTCAGAATCGGGCATTATTCCGTGTCCGTGAGTGCTGCCGGTTTCTCAACGACGACCCAGCAGAATTTGCAGGTGGCTGTGAGCCAGAACCTGCGGGTAAACGTTGAGCTGAAGGCTGGCGCCACAACTCAAACGGTTGAAGTGACTGCCGCACCGCCGCAGTTGCAGACCGAGGATGCGTCGGTCGGACAAGTCGTCAATGGACAGAGTGTAAACAATCTTCCGTTGAATGGACGCAACTTTACTTTTCTGGCGCAGCTCAGTGCCGGTGTAAACACTCCACAGGCGGACACTCGCGGCAATGCTGCTAACGGCGCATTTTCCGCGAACGGCCTGCGTCCAGCCCAGAACAATTACTTGCTTGACGGCATTGATAACAATTCTGACAACGTCGATTTCCTGAACGGAACAAACTTTGTCGTGCTTCCTCCGCCAGATGCGATCGCGGAGTTCAAAGTCCAGACTTCCGACTACAGCGCTGAACTGGGCCGCGCCGCGGGTGCCGTCCTCAATGCCACTGTCAAGTCCGGCACGAACAGTATCCACGGCGCGGTCTGGGAGTTTTTCCGCAACGATGTGCTCGACGCGG
This genomic window contains:
- a CDS encoding FG-GAP-like repeat-containing protein, translating into MLKRVAPGSDEYVTEKYAFEIESMLDQWSESLRKSAHDFSSLAKFLSPSIVATPFSSGKDRSLRTGQGIEVTRQQFGESAVLSQERFLKEWHDYLEPAVNVETAEFQIVGIEELANNPLTLRLDIRYDLVMKHDDRHEERVGHWKTEWSRNVSSAWKAQRWEATEETRAVAHSPAFIDITHQALGATESYKEQLLHGSDYWRTVLDAASGIDVYGNNGVVAGDFDNDGFDDLYICQPAGLPNRLYRNRGDGSFEDVTERAGVGVLDNSACALFADFENKGLQDLLVVCGSGPLLFSNQGNGKFSLKADAFKFAQTPQGTFTHAAIADYDCDGHLDIYFCVYSYYLGLDQYHYPVPYFDARNGPPNFLFHNEGNATFADKTESAGLNANNNRYSFACAWGNSNSKGFPDLYVANDFGRGNLYRNNGDGTFTDTSTDAHVEDVGAGMSACWSDFDNDGNQDIYAANMWSAAGQRVSEQKIFHQNAKDEIRALYARHARGNSLYRNQGDGKFQNTSWQSGVGMGRWSWCSDFWDLDHDGYPDLYIANGYISGPERNDFSSFFWRQVVGKSPEDNTPSQAYELGWNALNELIRSDSSWSGYERNVVFANNRDGTFSEASGAIGLDFLEDSRSFALADIDHDGCQEIILKNRNSPQIRILRNAMKDIGHAITFRLRGTRSNRDGIGTEITVDAGPLHQTKYLQAGSGFLAQHSKEVFFGVGSLDGPVQAYIRWPSGFTQEFKDLPLNHRIEIEEESATFTAKPFAARPASYADPGPQLPLEILPSVADAWLIDPLKAPDFSLPDLAGNVRDLRSFSDDPILLNFWAIKARGSMDELKRLQQHRSAFAANKLSLLAINVDEATDMQTAKLSVSQLGLSFRILFATAEVAGIYNIIYRYLFDRRRDLAIPTSFLLDKDRMIVKVYQGRIDPQRVLEDVKSIPITAADRMQKGLPFNGVLYQDAFQRNDFTYGVAFFQHGYLDAAASSFEQVIAQKPNDPEAYYNLGTLYLRRNNLQQARQYLEQTVRLRSDYPEAWNNLGMIAAQQGQPEEAIRNFQQSLDQRPNFAIALLNLGNLYRRQGMFDKAQALLNRAFQIQPDDPEVNYSLGMLCAQQGQMQSAVDYLEKAIVLRPDYPEALNNLGVIFVRSKDYAKAEEQFKTCIRVAPNFDQSYLNLARVYVIQHDKEKARQVLLELLRLQPQHQGAQQALEMLKSLP